One Ostrea edulis chromosome 6, xbOstEdul1.1, whole genome shotgun sequence genomic window, CAAACATCACagttaaaattgaaactctccagaaaaagaaaaaaattacattctaGTTAAAACAATCCATCCATAGTTTCCAAAAATGCCTTTTCGATATGCCCATTTcaaaggaacattgaaaaaacCCTACTTAAAATCACCTATCCGCGAAAAACGCACAAACTAACAGTAAATTTGACTTTTCCAAGCAGATTTTCATATGGAATGGGCCAAGTTTCCGTTGTGAACtaagaaaaatatgttaatacatgttcaggtgtaatatgttttgtaaataaaagtatggCGACTTGACCTACTCTAtgaaaaaaacttacttcttgtgtataacttttgtagtattatcaagaaaatttctatgTCCACGACGGGTGACTTTAGATAGCTTGAAATTCGGAAATCCTTGATGGGATGGATAGCCGAGGTGGTATAGCGGCAGTCTCactcacaggggctaagcccgttttgggcccgaactctgtgataccataaatatagaaaggggtctaactctgacacagataaaaaaactaaccactcgcttcaaatgcctaaaaaatcttaaactaggtaagctatacgtagtttgtcgttttccttgcatagattaatgttttaactacttgcatgccagatttcaagtcactggttcttaaaataacaaagatatacgtcatcgttctctcgatttcacttgtttatttttactaggacatttaccggtccaggtcacggagtcgtttctcgcctatgacagcagcgaaattcagactagtatggaagatttcggacctgtcaattaaaatttcacatcaattatacgctacttacttcctcatattttaataatgttcttcgtgtagacgttacacgacttatttttccttagcagcatcaactgttgacaagatctgccattttaatgaatacactaaatacccgaaatgTCTAACACTTTAAAGAAGGTGAAAATGAGTAATAacaatctaaatgaaatagaataaacaaaaacaaaaaattaaaaaagccaagaaataatgttcaatttccttctctaagtgcaatatcacaagaataatgttttgatcagttttaaggtatttgagattttaagtctatcgggtatttagtgcgttcattaaaacggcagctcttgtcaacagttgatgctgctgaggaaaaataagtcgtgtaacgtctacacgaagaacattattaaaatatgaagaagtaagtagcgtataattgatgtgaaattttaattgacaagtccgaaatcttccatactagtctgaatttcgctgctgtcataggcgagaaacgactccgtgacctggaccggtaaatgtcctagtaaaaataaacaagtgaaatcgagagaacgatgacgtatatctttgttattttaagaaccagtgacttgaaatctggcatgcaagtagttaaaacattaatctatgcaaggaaaacgacaaactacgcatagcttacctagtttaagattttttaggcatttgaagcgagtggttagtttttttatctgtgtcagagttagacccctttctatatttatggtatcacagagttcgggcccaaaacgggcttagcccctgtggtctcACTGACGTTTTGGACAAGCCCAGATTGTATATCTGTGGTTCGGATACCAATttttcataccccccccccttattaaTGAATAGACTTCCCATAATTATTTGTCTCTGgcattttatgctaagtttATGCAGTCTTATTGACGATCACAAGTAACAGATTCCAACATGCAACaatgaataaatgtaaacaagtatggGGCCTCCTGTGAAGTATGGATGTTGTTTATGTAAACGACACGTTAAAGGAAAGTTGAAAgagaacaatttcaacaatgcttaagaagttacttgaagagatcattacAAAAGCCAAATATGCAACCAACTGGGGCAGACTGTCTAAAAGACACAGTGAACTACAGTTCAGAACAAAAGCAAATCAAGCGTCTGTTTCTGTCCCATTTGTATTTGCTGGGAATTCTAACAGCAAATGTGTGTTCTGTAACTGTAAAACCAGCCTCAGAGTTGTACCAAAAGAGCGAGAACTGATGCCTTTATCATATTCGGTATATTAGTACCAATAGGTTGTAAATGCTGTTCAAAAACATTTGTTGGGGGAAAACTGAatccaaatcaaagcattaaCAATCAacttaaaatatctaagtatgaagcagaagaggacgactctgtggtttcttttattttgagttcactgggatatgtCGAAGTACTAGCAaacttgatcgttataacgaccatagaatttgcgaaatactgactttaaacgactgttggaacccctaaatgtgtgaataatagaaaattttaacttcttgataactgtcattccaattcttttcaaatttggtatgaaacatctttgggacaaggggacataaattgtaaatgtcagaactcctgcacccctggggctttcggggcggggcaaaaactgccaaaaaacGAGCAATTTTaagaaatcttctcaacaaccgcacatgtgtaagaaaaactaaatgcatagtgattgattgattgtattttgtttaacgaccctctcgagaatatttcactcccatggagacgtcaccaagaccggtaaaAGGCTTCAAATGCAGGTTCaaatgctcggcacttacggcctttaagcatTGAGGCTTCTtcagcgtgccacacctactgtgacacgggacatccgtttttgaggtcatctccgaggacccgtgacattcacacctaatgccgagcgtttggtgatggaactgtcattaTCTGTTTTAACCACTTTGTTCTGTCACGACTAGGAtacgaaccccgaccttccgcatgcggggcgaacactctatctttatagtgatgtaaagcaggaaagcgtctaccaaaattgtaactttcatacCCCGGGGTAAGCGTtttgactccagggcggggccaaacttagcaTGTAATGTTTCTGTGCAACATTTCAATAACATCTTTGTTAgtgctattgaaactaaatggatatttaaaaggagGAGGTAGTCACTTAcccaatattgtaaatttcatgaccctaGGTGGCAAGGGTTTATTTCAGTGTAGTGTCACAATTATTAGGATTTTATGAACTTCATAAGTTTACCGATAAAGTATCAAATTTAAATGcataggaatagcagaaaagggtgtacaaaaatggtgaatttcacaacccagggttttgactctaggatgggtccaaattagttatatttaatgttaactaatgttaatacatatattacattatgtaaagcctttcatcagtatatgcacttttgaggacattcaagttttaagaacacatcttgttttatattgttgctgaacattagaatttagcttgaATATTCAGAATAGGAAATTATTTCTAGCTTTCATAGCCCTTCGGACTAGTGAtccttttaactagtactcgggtgaccgataaggtctgtgggcctcttgcTGGAAATACATGCGGGACAAAATTGTAACACTTCACCCCAGCTTATACTTCATGAAGTGTTTACTCatgattcattgattgattgaatattgttttactcgagaatatttcactcatatggagacgtcaccactgccggtgaagggctgcaaaatttaagcctatgctcggcacttatggccattgagcagggagggatctttatcgtgccacacctgctgtgacacggggcctcagtttttgcggtcttatccgaaggaccgctccatttagtcgcctcttacgacaagcaagggggtactgagggcctattctaacccagatccccacgggaatgcttacttaaaaaaaaaattatatatatatatatatatatctgtgtatgtgtgtgtgtgttgaattTGTTTCAATTCTCGATaaatatacagatattgcaTCGTACACGTGTATTTATGTAGAGAGTGTTTTATTCTGCAGGCTTACTTCTTACAGTACACGTGTATTTATGTAGAGAGTGTTTTATTCTGCAGGCTTACTTCTTACAGaacacatgtatttatgtagAGAGTGTTTTATTCTGCAGGCTTACTTCTTACAGTACACGTGTATTTATGTAGAGAGTGATTTATTCTGCAGGCTTACTTCTTACAGTACACGTGTATTTATGTAGAGAGTGTTTTATTCTGCAGGCTTACTTCTTACAGTACACGTGTATTTATGTAGAGAGTGTTTTATTCTGCAGGCTTACTTCTTACAGTACACGTGTATTTATGTAGAGAGTGTTTTATTCTGCAGGCTTACTTCTTACAGaacacatgtatttatgtagAGAGTGTTTTATTCTGCAGGCTTACTTCTTACAGTACACGTGTATTTATGTAGAGAGTGTTTTATTCTGCAGGCTTACTTCTTACAGAACACATGGATCCAGCGGCTCTAGCAGCAATAGGGGAACGGGAACTAAAAGAGGAAGAGAAAAAAGGTAAGTAATGAGGGAACCGGACAAgtcaatatacaataaaattcCTATAGTCCATCAAATGGAGAAAAACATGACGTGTGTATCACTTCATCCCAACATGTTTGTATATGAACATAAATAGGTATAATCTATACTACAAACATTCTTATTTTACAAGAATaatcatttttatgccccagagatcgaagatcgggggtaTATTGCTTttatcctgtctgtcattctgtctgaaacttaaccttgctaataacttctagagctttaatatttcacatgagtattccttgtgacaagacctttccgtgggttcccgtgaggatccgggttagaataggtcctcagtaccccttgcttgtcgtagaaggcaactaaatgagtttgacctgcttttcgaaaactttaaccttgctaataacttttgaacagtaagtaatagaactttgatatattacatgagtattccttgtgacaagaccattccgttggtactaaaccttttgaccttgacatttgacctatttttaaaaaaaaaattgacatagGTCATatcttctaaatggtaaatattagagctttcatattgcacatgagcatttcttgtgacaagatctttctactggtaccaaggcatttgtccttgtgaccttggccgttttcggaattggccattatcgggagcatttgtgtttcacaaacacatcttgtttttacatAATAGTAACTCAGTAATAAAAACGGGTTTATCAGTGGCGATATTGTGACCGGACTTCAAGAAGCCGTAATTCACCCCTTACGGAAATTACCTTCAAATATTAATCATAATTTGAGCATGTTTGATGGCATATTTTTCGACTTATCAGATGATTTATGTCAACTTggaaaaataaaacagttaataaacaaattcattttttccCATTATCTTTTAATTTTAATATGCTTTTTTGGCATATATCTGCcatgacttgtcagataattatgacCACTTGTCAGATAGTTAGGTCTCGTCGGATAATTTTCTCCACATGTCAAATAATCAAAAGTAACAGTAAAGGTTATAATGCTTTCACGCCTAAAATATGCCATCCACATAACAACATAGTCGACATAATAATCTGACAAgccgatacatgtatataattataacgATCTGAGAAGTCGACTATGATGATCTGACAAGCcgatataaaaatctgagaagTCGACTATGATGATCTGACAAGCCGATATAAAGATTTGAGAAGTCGACTATGATGATCTGACAAGCCGATATAAAGATTTGATAATCTGAGAAGCCCACGTAATAGATATCAGAATAAGGAGATAATTGGAAGTGACAAGTTGACATAATCATCTGACGAGTCAACATAATtaactgacaagtcgacatgattgtcagtcaaattctcataattatctgacaagtgatAGTAGAATGAGTTTTAAGTAACGTAAAGCAATAATGTTATTGTGATaatcaggggatgcttactcctcctaggcacctgatcccacctctgctgtgtccaggggtccgtgtttgcccaactatctattttgtattgcttgtaggagttatgagattgatcactgttcgttatcttcacctttcatagataAATGATAGTTTGTGTGTTTTTATCCAGGAAATATTAAATTGTCAATGTTTTTACCAGAAATACGCAGGATCTATAGATCTATCGATACGAACGGTGACAACAAACTGAGTGCCGCGGAGATATTACGAGGAGCACAATTACTGGGGATCAATCCCACACGGGAGGAGGTCAACTCGTGGATGAAGGAAACGGACCAGAATGGTGCGTGTTTACTAGATGAGGAATGGCCGCGTggaaggaatttttttttaaaaagaataatccCCCTCGGTCTCAAGAGTCCAAGGAAGTTATTCTTAAAGAATTCCGACGACGAGGCAATCATTTCTATTCTATTACGGTAATGTTTGAAGCATGTATTAAGTGCAGGTCTTTTATGGGGGACGTACAATAACTGCGCATGACGTCTAGGTATAAAATCTCACAAACACCTTGGCGCTAAAATGGTTTGGTTTGGATGGGTtgtttttttagggggggggggtatttattCAACATCAATAGGTTTACTGTGTTTCAATTCGCTAGACATTGTGGGGAAAACTGTATgataggaaaatattgtattgatgAAGATATGTAATTATCAAATCTATATTGCAGCTTCTTGTTACTGTGTTTAtctgattgtacatgtataaatgaaccaagagacccacaggccttattggtcacccgagtactagttaaaaagtatcactactcccaatgGCTATGAAAtcttaaaaaaaatcctgttctgaatatctatattaagctaaattctaatgtacAGCAggagtataaaacaagatgtgttcttaaaacttgcAATGTCCTCAAAAGTACATACACAGATGAAAAGCTTTGTATAATaaaataggtgtattaacattaaaagatatgactaatttgaatccatcctagagtcaaaaccctgggttgtgaaattcaccattttttgtacatccttttctgctattcctaagtatgcatttagattttatacagtgtcagcaaacttgcacataaatactatataccaagtttggccccaccctgggggtcagaacccctaccctggggatcatcaaatttacaattttggtaaaggactacctgttatttctaaatatccatttagtttcaatttagtatgaataacaccaaagaaaatgttatttaagtgttttatggAAACCGGAAGTTCCCTGAAGTCCACATTGTAcggattgaaattttaaattactATCTGCAGTAAACGCCTGTATTCAATGTGAAGAAGTTGCTATGTTATGTAATTTCTCTATAATTAGGTGATGGGTATATGGGATTCAAAGAATTCATGGCAATCATGAAGACAAAAATGTTAGCGAAAGAACAGGAGAGGAAACAGtttgaaaaagcatttaaaaagtttgatacaAAGAACAATGGCTATCTGAATAAAGCGCAACTTGCCAAAGCATTAAGGAAATATGGAGAGGAATTCACACCGGAAGAGGAAGAAGAATTCTTCAAGATCGCAGACGCAAATGGCGATGGCAAAATACAGGTAGAGGGTGAGTTTTCATTACAAGTCTTACATAAAATCATCAAGGGGAAGAAACGAGTTTTaaaatttgcttgaaattgaatatttttggtTTGCCTTCTTCTTAAGGTACTTGGTTGATtgactgaatattgtttaacgtcctctcgagaatatttcactcatatagagacgtcaccattgcctgtgaagggttgcaaaatttagccctatgctcggcgcttacgacctttgaacagggagggatttttatcgtgtcacacctgctgtgacacggggcctaggtttttgcggtctcatccgaaggactgccccgtTTAGTTGCCTATATATTGGAATATATAAGgggaaactttaaaaatctttttctcaagatcAACGGGGTTATATTACCCGTGATAAACAAATACCCTTGGAGAAGAGTTTGCTTAATTTGGCTCCCCGGAGGTTTGATGAGGTCACTTATGTACTTAAAGGGTCTTTAAAATTTCTTGTTCATTTACAGTGATAGAAGTTTGACCTCGTTGACTGCCCATAAGGGTGGGGCTAGAATCGGGGTTAAAATTTTACTTGAATGTATGGCATCCCTATGTTGGGTGGATTAgcgatgaaacgattgtcgccaaATATCGATTCTCAATCGATTTTGGCTCTTCGATTACGATtatcgattctatttttcataatcgattgcCACTTGTACACTAATTATtatctaatccgagattcatctgactgttaatcccgacatgtgcgggggagagtcagagtggacgccacattgaaaagtgggaattcagtgacaccagctaaTGTGTATGCtacacatatccataaaactaaatagaaataacccccaaaaaacatttattatctacatgtaaataccgattatatcgatcattgatcgaAACAATTCTGCCGATTATTTCATACGGAAGATGAAGCGATTGTGGTTATAGACAAAGCTGTTGCGTTTACAGCATCAAGGACCCAACTCTTAGGTTTAGAGTTCATGAAGTAgagaaaaacaatatacatgtattgaaagtaATACAGTTCTGATTATTTCTCTTATTTTGCTGACAGTTGGAACACAATACTCACATTTATTCTATTAAAGCGATTACTAGTGAAGATAGTCTTCTcatacgatttttttttatcgtttttATCATTTCAGAATTTGTGGAACTTTTCATGGGCACTGGTTGATGAtcagaaaaacaacacctttACTATATTCAGGGAATTGAAACgaaaatgtatattaaattttattgtatatcgTTTCGTATGAATTTGGTACACAAAAGTTTGCAAtcatttacaattattattttattatatatcattatacaGATATAAATGCAATCAATTCCATCCTACATATTCGAAATTTCATTAAATGGGTATGTCGAGATTAATTCAAACTTTGActtcacagagagagagagaaagagagagagaacgcGCGATAGAGAGAGAACGCgcgatagagagagagagagagagagagagcaaaacATGAAATAACTATTTCATCAGATTTGCAGGCTTATATAAATCATAAAGCAATGCAATACATATTAAATAATGTTAAGAATTGAATATAATCATAAGAAGGTCAAACTACTTTAACTCCGTCCTCGAGAGCGTACAGCTGCCGCAGCACTCACTCTACACACAAAAAAGATTCTACCAAATTGCCTCTTTTTCACTGCCAGCCACCATGGATTAGACTCGGTAGCCTCACATGGATCAGTGGAACAGAAATTCGTGGCACAGTCCGTGGGATCAGCCTTCCAACGACATAGCGCGTTCATCGTCGCCTGGAAGACGTCAGAATACTCCGTAGACTCCTGGATTTTCGCGTTCTGCCATTCCCGCGTATGGTTGGCATTGTTCAATGTTTGGAACTGGTAGTCTCCATTTCTCATTctttcaaaaaccactgagtACAGATTGTTTGGATAAGCCTCGTGTCGAATTCTGTTGATGATGGTGTAAGCTACCCCAAGTTTGGCATCCATCGGTTCTTCTCTGGCTTCTCCGAACACCACTCTACCCACTATTTCGAAGTAGGTTGGGTTACTGAAATCAATgtgaaatattgttaattgaCAAGAACATATTGAGTGCATGGCAAGTTCTATAGAATCAACGGCCTGAAGGGCTTGAGAGCCAAACATCATTCAATTAGTTAactgccgtaaaatggctgagatattgccaaaacggcgtaaaacatcaatcaatcaatcatgaaatttacagttataGTAGAGGCATTCCTGCTCAAAATCACTATGCCTCTAGTTTTTCCTACACATGCGATTGTAGAgattatttttgataatttgacagTATTTGCAGCGCCCCTAAGGCCCAAGGGGTTCAGGGATCCTGAATTCTACAAATTATCCCCCCTTGACGTAAAGATGCTTTCTAccatatttgaaaagaattggattgAGAAACAGTcatatacatgcaaggtgaagaaaacgaacagtgatcaatcccacaactcccataagcaatacaaaatagatagttgggcaaacacggacccctggacacaccagaggtgggaccaggtgcctaggaggagtaagcatcccctgttgaccggtcacacccgccgtgagccctacatcctgatcaggcaaacggagtcacccgcagtcaaaaccagtgtgccaagaacggctcaacaatcggcatgaaacacggcAGACAGCACCTGACCCAAGGATAGGTTgtgttgacgaactagatcgttttaacgaccatagaatttgcgaaatactgacttcaatcgagactgttgaaacccctgtaccatcagcttttttgtcagtagcttacctcgatttaaaaactgactacgcagaacaagctcttgcatatcgaatcagttgagatatatacacaccatattcaggtgataatggaatattgctacataaatatgggaagttgacgatggagaaggtgaaatcatcccgtttgtcatacagttgagttgtcggtttgccattaatgtctactttcaataaaatatcgaagtatgaagcagaaatggacgactctgtggtgtcttttatttcgagctcgcaggaatatatcgaatctacatttgattgaaagttaattttgttgatagacaaaacgtcctcagtgtatataaatgtcgaattgaaggccatagcaagaaattttttcttctcacgtaaaataaattctgcttcatatgaatatagaaacaggtcagctaacgaAGGAGcaaaattcgtgcccatgggaattccaacagactgttggaagacctgatcaccaaagaccacgaagatattgccaatgaggaactctagcatattttgtatttcaacttcagagtacttgtgcgtggaatcaaagtggtgtttaacaaagtaagtttttggatgactgatcactagatatgaatatttccgttttccatttttgttgaagaagcaactgtctatgatataaaaaagtctagtctttaatttatagtgaggaatggtcgtgtatagtgttgaaaagtcatatgttttaatgttattgatttggggaaaattctgcgatttcaaatttactaaaagttctttcgaattttttagaatccacatttgattaacaccacttctggcatatgtagtcgcacagtaagtttgaagtttctccgtcacagctgttaatattttcgtgaggaacaaagataggggcttggtagagcacttactggatccagcaatatatctttgtttgtaaggggttttatgtagtttaggaatccagtataggtacggtaactcatattcattcgacccatggactgggatattaaatgtgtctaaaactgaagcatggttttgaagaatacttataatacgccggtttcgagatacgttcgagttatttccctttgaaggaCTCTTGTACATAGTAAGGGGCGAAataacttgtttacatgcgggagtgggacgaatattcaacactgcataagtgaatgcaaggtgaagacaacgaacagtgatcaatctcataactcctacaagcaatacaaaataaatagttgggcaaacacggacccctggacacaccagaggtggggtcaggtgcctaggaggagtaagca contains:
- the LOC125646268 gene encoding calmodulin-like, giving the protein MDPAALAAIGERELKEEEKKEIRRIYRSIDTNGDNKLSAAEILRGAQLLGINPTREEVNSWMKETDQNGDGYMGFKEFMAIMKTKMLAKEQERKQFEKAFKKFDTKNNGYLNKAQLAKALRKYGEEFTPEEEEEFFKIADANGDGKIQVEEFVELFMGTG
- the LOC125646265 gene encoding uncharacterized protein LOC125646265 gives rise to the protein MKRTPLLYETQYLWLAWRIPGIMWNFLCLFVFLASTQFVYCKLCNPTYFEIVGRVVFGEAREEPMDAKLGVAYTIINRIRHEAYPNNLYSVVFERMRNGDYQFQTLNNANHTREWQNAKIQESTEYSDVFQATMNALCRWKADPTDCATNFCSTDPCEATESNPWWLAVKKRQFGRIFFVCRVSAAAAVRSRGRS